A window of the Miscanthus floridulus cultivar M001 chromosome 14, ASM1932011v1, whole genome shotgun sequence genome harbors these coding sequences:
- the LOC136505973 gene encoding protein NRT1/ PTR FAMILY 8.5-like, whose amino-acid sequence MHMGVKDASTTTTNFFGAICFFSLLGAFISDSYIKRFYTILIFAPIEIMGYVLLACQAHFPSLHPPPCDMINHPNQCTVVSGRNLSLLTLGLYLIPVGEGSMRACAAALGGDQFDGENPAEMHAKISYFNWFAFSISLGGFVGLVFLVWVQDNEGWGLSFALAALMVFVGMVVVGFGLPFYRHQKPMGSPLTRILQVFVAAFRKRKLSIPENLLEMHELTAGTGKSVELMERTPDFKFLDKAAVDDGDKRAWSLCTVTQVEEAKIILRMLPIFLSSILGNVSIPLLLSLTVQQGGAMDTRLGAISIPAASLFVVPIVFQMLTLVAYDRAIVPWLRRVTGRAGGVTHLQRVGVGFVFSVVALAVAAVVEGRRRRGVAAAATPMSVFWLIPQFFLLGVMDVTSFVGLLEFFYSEASAGMKSIGGAIVFCILGVSSWLGSFLIQVVNHATAHRGGGHGWLDGANLNASRLDLFYWLLAVFGLVSFFLYLLCSWRYVYRHDPRMQEATLNDDDI is encoded by the exons atgcacatgggtgtcaaggaCGCATCAACCACTACCACCAACTTTTTTGGTGCAATCTGTTTCTTCTCCTTACTTGGCGCCTTCATCTCGGATTCCTATATCAAGCGcttctacaccatcctcatcttcGCACCCATTGAGATCATG GGTTACGTGCTCCTAGCATGCCAAGCACACTTCCCGTCGCTTCACCCGCCGCCGTGCGACATGATCAACCACCCCAACCAGTGCACTGTGGTAAGCGGCCGCAATTTGAGCTTGCTCACCCTGGGCCTGTACCTGATCCCTGTCGGAGAGGGCTCAATGCGCGCATGTGCGGCAGCGCTGGGCGGCGATCAGTTCGACGGCGAGAACCCGGCGGAAATGCACGCCAAGATCAGCTACTTCAACTGGTTCGCCTTCTCCATCTCGCTGGGAGGGTTCGTGGGTCTCGTCTTCTTGGTGTGGGTGCAGGACAACGAGGGATGGGGACTCAGCTTCGCGCTTGCTGCTCTCATGGTGTTCGTCGGCATGGTCGTCGTCGGTTTTGGCTTGCCATTCTACCGGCACCAGAAGCCCATGGGGAGCCCCCTCACAAGAATACTTCAG GTTTTCGTAGCTGCGTTTCGGAAGAGGAAGCTATCAATACCTGAGAATCTACTGGAGATGCATGAGCTCACTGCCGGCACGGGCAAGAGTGTTGAATTGATGGAGAGAACCCCAGACTTCAA GTTTCTGGACAAggcggcggtggacgacggcgacAAGCGGGCGTGGTCGCTGTGCACGGTGACGCAGGTGGAAGAGGCCAAGATCATCCTCCGCATGCTGCCCATCTTCCTCAGCTCCATCCTCGGCAACGTCTCCATCCCGCTGCTCCTCTCCCTCACCGTGCAGCAGGGCGGGGCCATGGACACCCGCCTCGGCGCCATCAGCATCCCGGCGGCGAGCCTCTTCGTCGTCCCGATCGTCTTCCAGATGCTCACGCTGGTCGCCTACGACCGCGCCATCGTGCCGTGGCTGCGCCGCGTGACGGGGCGCGCTGGCGGCGTCACGCACCTGCAGCGCGTGGGCGTCGGGTTCGTGTTCAGCGTCGTGGCGCTCGCCGTGGCCGCCGTGGTGGAGGGCCGCCGCCGCAGGGGCGTGGCCGCGGCCGCCACACCGATGTCCGTGTTCTGGCTGATCCCGCAGTTCTTCCTCCTGGGCGTCATGGACGTCACCTCCTTCGTCGGCCTGCTCGAGTTCTTCTACAGCGAGGCGTCCGCCGGCATGAAGTCCATCGGTGGTGCCATTGTCTTCTGCATCCTTGGCGTCTCGTCGTGGCTTGGGAGCTTCCTCATCCAGGTGGTCAACCACGCCACCGCACACCGTGGTGGGGGCCATGGCTGGCTCGACGGCGCGAACCTCAATGCCAGCCGCCTCGATCTGTTCTACTGGCTCCTCGCCGTGTTTGGGCTCGTATCCTTCTTTCTCTACTTGCTCTGCTCGTGGAGGTACGTCTACAGACATGATCCGAGGATGCAAGAAGCCACATTAAATGACGACGATATATAA
- the LOC136503338 gene encoding proline-rich receptor-like protein kinase PERK10, whose product MPRRPAPPCAAPRRPALPRLAPRRPALPRATPRRPARCAALPHAAPAGPPHPVPAGPPSRPVPRTPRLRTTARPRRHAPTAFARLARRCAPAHPTPPKRPRRSVAHARRRAPTAFARRPTHTGMPPPAAPDTTAHRRPPPYAPPLQPRGPRLDPRQRRPDPLDATPAILGAPQTAAAILSPSRRASADPDAPTPS is encoded by the coding sequence ATGCCGCGCCGTCCTGCCCCGCcctgcgccgcgccgcgccgccccgcCCTGCCCCGCCTCGCCCCGCGCCGTCCTGCCCTGCCCCGTGCCACCCCACGCCGGCCGGCCCGCTGTGCCGCCCTGCCCCATGCCGCGCCGGCCGGCCCGCCCCACCCCGTGCCAGCCGGCCCACCGTCCCGCCCCGTCCCGCGCACGCCCCGCCTGCGCACGACGGCGCGCCCACGCCGGCATGCCCCCACCGCCTTCGCCCGCCTCGCCCGCCGATGCGCCCCCGCCCACCCCACCCCGCCGAAGCGCCCCCGCCGCTCCGTCGCCCACGCACGGCGGCGTGCCCCCACCGCCTTCGCCCGCCGGCCCACCCACACCGGCATGCCTCCGCCGGCTGCCCCAGACACCACGGCCCACCGGCGCCCACCGCCCTATGCCCCGCCGCTCCAACCCCGCGGCCCGCGCCTCGACCCACGGCAGCGCCGCCCCGACCCTCTCGACGCGACCCCGGCCATCCTCGGCGCGCCCCAGACCGCCGCGGCCATCCTCTCCCCATCCCGgcgcgcctcggccgaccccgatGCCCCAACACCCTCCTAG